One window from the genome of Roseomonas haemaphysalidis encodes:
- a CDS encoding AI-2E family transporter, whose product MPDPATRPNASGHASFRVALPRAKVPAVGTPDMRSLTTLAGAVVIVAGLYLGRDVLIPVTLAILLSLVLSPLIRMLRRLRLGRVVSVVVAVFIALGILLSIGGVIGSQLAELANDLPRYQSTITSKIETLQRMTTGRLGTVLDRASRDYQVQPPTAQPNTPDVRPETAQQAKPLPVEVHQPEPTPLEMLGTYVSPVLSPLAHLGIVLIVTIFVLLQREDLRDRLIRLFGSSDLHRTTVAMDDAAYRLSRYFLTQVAINASFGIVIGFGLMLIGLPSPILWGIVAGLLRFVPYVGAILGAVLPVGLAAAVDPGWSMAIWTAGLFLAIEPVIGHIIEPLAYGHSTGMSPVSVVLAAIFWSWIWGPIGLLLATPLTLCLVVMGRHIDRLEFLDVILGDRPALTPVENFYQRTLAGDPDEAQEQAELLLKDRSLCSYYDEVAIKGLHLASADVRRGVVTGPQLERIRESVAELVLSLNDHEDVEPEAKAESQSVGARMMRLSPAEQKLPRDAPPPLPDPALLPDSWRQDGSVLCIAGRGPLDEISANLLAQILRKHGFGTRVVPHQAVTRREVGTLDATGARMLCVCSVELQGSPSNLRFLLQRLQRRAPDAPMLVGVWQDDDPALRDEELRKTLGAQFLVGSLRDAVVACAKVAGETAPATPAADTVPAA is encoded by the coding sequence ATGCCGGACCCCGCAACCCGCCCCAATGCTTCCGGCCATGCCAGCTTTCGCGTCGCGCTGCCCCGCGCCAAGGTGCCGGCCGTCGGCACGCCGGACATGCGCAGTCTGACCACCCTGGCCGGCGCCGTGGTGATCGTCGCCGGCCTGTATCTCGGCCGCGACGTGCTGATCCCGGTGACGCTGGCCATCCTGCTTAGCCTGGTGCTGTCGCCGCTGATCCGCATGCTGCGGCGGTTGCGGCTCGGCCGCGTGGTGTCCGTGGTGGTGGCGGTGTTCATCGCGCTCGGCATTCTGTTGTCGATCGGCGGCGTCATCGGCAGCCAGCTGGCCGAGCTGGCCAACGACCTGCCGCGCTACCAGTCCACCATCACCAGCAAGATCGAGACGCTGCAGCGCATGACCACCGGCCGGCTCGGCACGGTGCTGGACCGCGCCAGCCGCGACTACCAGGTGCAGCCGCCCACCGCCCAGCCCAACACGCCGGACGTGCGCCCCGAAACGGCGCAGCAGGCCAAGCCGCTGCCGGTGGAGGTGCACCAGCCGGAGCCGACGCCGCTGGAGATGCTCGGCACCTATGTGTCGCCGGTGCTCAGCCCGCTGGCGCATCTCGGCATCGTGCTGATCGTCACGATCTTCGTGCTGCTGCAGCGCGAGGACCTGCGCGACCGGCTGATCCGCCTGTTCGGCTCCTCGGACCTGCACCGCACCACGGTGGCGATGGACGATGCCGCCTATCGCCTCAGCCGCTATTTCCTGACCCAGGTGGCGATCAATGCCTCCTTCGGCATCGTGATCGGCTTCGGGCTGATGCTGATCGGCCTGCCGAGCCCGATCCTGTGGGGCATCGTCGCCGGGCTGCTGCGCTTTGTGCCCTATGTGGGCGCCATCCTGGGTGCCGTGCTGCCGGTCGGCCTCGCCGCCGCCGTGGACCCGGGCTGGTCCATGGCCATCTGGACCGCCGGGCTGTTTCTGGCGATCGAGCCGGTGATCGGCCACATCATCGAGCCGCTGGCCTATGGGCACAGCACCGGCATGTCGCCCGTTTCCGTCGTGCTGGCCGCGATCTTCTGGAGCTGGATCTGGGGTCCCATCGGCCTGCTGCTCGCCACGCCGCTGACGCTGTGCCTGGTGGTCATGGGCCGGCACATCGACCGGCTGGAATTCCTCGACGTCATCCTGGGCGACCGCCCGGCGCTGACGCCGGTCGAGAACTTCTACCAGCGCACGCTGGCCGGCGATCCGGACGAGGCGCAGGAGCAGGCCGAGCTGCTGCTGAAGGACCGCTCGCTGTGCTCCTACTACGACGAGGTGGCGATCAAGGGCCTGCACCTGGCCTCGGCCGACGTGCGGCGCGGCGTGGTCACCGGCCCGCAGCTGGAGCGCATCCGCGAATCCGTGGCCGAGCTGGTGCTCAGCCTCAACGACCACGAGGATGTGGAGCCGGAAGCCAAGGCCGAAAGCCAGTCGGTGGGCGCGCGGATGATGCGCCTGTCCCCGGCCGAGCAGAAGCTGCCCCGCGACGCGCCGCCGCCGCTGCCCGACCCGGCCTTGCTGCCGGACAGCTGGCGCCAGGATGGCAGCGTGCTGTGCATCGCGGGCCGTGGGCCGCTGGACGAGATCTCCGCCAACCTCCTGGCGCAGATCCTGCGCAAGCATGGCTTCGGCACCCGCGTGGTGCCGCATCAGGCGGTGACGCGGCGCGAGGTCGGCACGCTGGACGCCACCGGCGCGCGGATGCTGTGCGTGTGCTCGGTGGAGCTGCAGGGCTCGCCGTCCAACCTGCGCTTTCTGTTGCAGCGGCTGCAACGCCGCGCACCGGACGCACCGATGCTGGTCGGCGTTTGGCAGGATGACGACCCGGCGCTGCGCGACGAGGAACTGCGTAAAACGCTGGGCGCGCAGTTTCTGGTCGGCTCGCTGCGCGACGCCGTGGTGGCCTGCGCCAAGGTGGCGGGTGAAACCGCGCCCGCGACGCCGGCTGCCGATACGGTGCCCGCCGCTTAA
- a CDS encoding DNA/RNA helicase domain-containing protein, producing MTLSGAGLLAADPAALAANLAVTQSRRFRGVEAEQIDSWTRSLDALRAVVALPGGASWTVLLEYDLLRLERRIDAVLLTDRAIVVLEFKPAFSAEGARQVEDYALDLRDFHAASRAHPILPVLVAMAGPEPRNIWPLPLAGVTPVLRATAAGLPALVAGAQAHFPPAPLDGPGWAAAPYRPVPGIVEAARLMFARHGVGEIAAARADTANLTRTTAAIRAAVQQARASGGRVVVFVTGIPGAGKTLCGLNVVFGEQEQHAAFLTGNAPLVAVLREALARDARTGQGRRQPARQGRGFLQNVHRFLEAHAAGGAPPEHVVVFDEAQRAWDAAQASRDTQRRRSVLSQSEPAHMLDIMRRPPGWAVIVALVGQGQEINTGEAGLAEWGRVIAGAGDWRALAAPGVIAADDPAQRLAACPAPWLATDPALDLVVPIRSVRDTRGAAWVDAVLSGRATEAARIATGGALPFFLTRDLSAARAALRARARGLRRAGLVCSSGARRLRADGLGHVLHGPEEAVRWFLDRWPDVRASDALEVCATEYACQGLELDLVGLAWGGDFIRGAGGWQARAFAGRRWNTVNKPEEQGFIRNTYRVLMTRARYDTVLWVPPGDAADLTRPSVEFDAIAEWLAACGARPLVASEDSDPHAPGPAGLL from the coding sequence ATGACCCTGTCCGGGGCCGGGCTCCTGGCGGCGGACCCGGCGGCGCTGGCAGCGAACCTGGCCGTGACCCAGAGCCGCCGCTTCCGGGGCGTGGAGGCCGAGCAGATCGACAGCTGGACCCGCAGCCTGGACGCGCTGCGGGCCGTGGTGGCGCTGCCCGGCGGCGCGTCCTGGACGGTGCTGCTGGAATACGATCTGCTGCGGCTGGAACGCCGCATCGACGCCGTGCTGCTGACCGACCGCGCCATCGTGGTGCTGGAATTCAAGCCCGCCTTTTCCGCCGAGGGCGCCCGGCAGGTCGAGGACTATGCGCTGGACCTGCGCGACTTCCACGCCGCCAGCCGCGCGCACCCGATCCTGCCGGTGCTGGTGGCCATGGCGGGGCCCGAGCCCCGCAACATCTGGCCGCTGCCCCTGGCCGGCGTCACCCCCGTGCTGCGCGCCACCGCCGCCGGGCTGCCCGCGCTGGTGGCCGGCGCGCAGGCGCATTTCCCGCCCGCGCCGCTGGATGGCCCCGGCTGGGCCGCGGCGCCCTACCGCCCCGTGCCCGGCATTGTCGAGGCCGCGCGGCTGATGTTCGCCCGCCATGGGGTGGGGGAGATCGCCGCCGCGCGCGCGGACACCGCCAACCTGACCCGGACCACCGCCGCCATCCGCGCCGCCGTGCAGCAGGCGCGGGCTTCGGGCGGGCGCGTGGTGGTCTTCGTCACCGGCATTCCCGGTGCCGGCAAGACGCTGTGTGGGCTGAACGTGGTGTTCGGCGAGCAGGAGCAGCACGCCGCCTTTCTGACCGGCAACGCCCCCCTGGTGGCGGTGCTGCGGGAGGCCCTGGCGCGCGACGCCCGCACCGGCCAGGGCCGCCGCCAGCCGGCGCGGCAGGGTCGCGGCTTTCTGCAGAACGTGCACCGCTTCCTGGAAGCCCACGCCGCCGGCGGCGCGCCGCCCGAGCATGTGGTGGTGTTCGACGAGGCGCAACGCGCCTGGGACGCCGCCCAGGCCAGCCGCGACACCCAGCGCCGGCGATCCGTGCTCAGCCAGTCCGAGCCCGCGCACATGCTGGACATCATGCGCCGCCCGCCCGGCTGGGCAGTGATCGTCGCCCTGGTCGGCCAGGGACAGGAGATCAACACCGGCGAGGCGGGGCTCGCCGAATGGGGCAGGGTGATCGCCGGGGCCGGCGACTGGCGCGCCCTGGCCGCCCCCGGCGTGATCGCCGCCGACGATCCGGCGCAACGGCTGGCGGCTTGTCCCGCGCCCTGGCTGGCCACCGACCCCGCGCTGGATCTCGTGGTGCCCATCCGTTCGGTGCGCGACACCCGGGGCGCCGCCTGGGTGGATGCCGTGCTGTCCGGCAGGGCCACGGAGGCCGCGCGCATCGCCACCGGCGGCGCGCTGCCGTTCTTCCTGACGCGCGACCTGTCCGCCGCCCGGGCGGCGCTGCGGGCACGGGCGCGCGGGCTGCGGCGGGCCGGGCTGGTGTGTTCCTCCGGCGCGCGCCGGCTGCGGGCGGATGGCCTCGGCCACGTGCTGCATGGGCCGGAAGAGGCGGTGCGCTGGTTTCTGGACCGCTGGCCGGACGTGCGGGCATCGGACGCGCTGGAAGTCTGCGCCACCGAATATGCCTGCCAGGGACTGGAGCTGGACCTTGTCGGCCTTGCCTGGGGCGGCGACTTCATCCGCGGCGCCGGCGGCTGGCAGGCCCGTGCCTTTGCCGGCCGCCGCTGGAACACCGTCAACAAGCCCGAGGAACAGGGCTTCATCCGCAACACCTACCGCGTGCTGATGACCCGCGCGCGCTACGACACGGTGCTCTGGGTGCCGCCCGGCGACGCGGCGGATCTGACGCGGCCATCCGTGGAGTTCGACGCCATCGCGGAATGGCTGGCCGCCTGCGGGGCGCGGCCGCTGGTGGCAAGCGAGGACTCGGACCCTCATGCTCCCGGACCGGCAGGTTTGCTGTGA
- a CDS encoding DMT family transporter, protein MLTAYAQLAGSMALVGANVAVAKLLANALPIALIVGLRCLLACIVLYPLARLREGAVRPSAAALRNLAMQAALGTLLYNAALLTGLRHTTALEAGLVLATLPAVIALGSAVWLRERLSARQWLAAALAVGGIGAITLARTAPGTGGGLLGNALIFVAVCGEAAYVLLAKRLSGRLGVVTASFWMQLFSALMLLPFALPVLGGVAALADPSLAGLLVFHSLTSSVLCLLLWYAGLLRAPAGVAGIFTVFLPATSAVLAVVLLGEHFTMVHVAGLALMLLSIGLATWPGRGG, encoded by the coding sequence GTGCTGACCGCCTACGCCCAGCTCGCCGGCAGCATGGCGCTGGTCGGCGCCAATGTCGCCGTCGCCAAGCTGCTGGCCAATGCGCTGCCCATCGCCCTGATCGTCGGCCTGCGCTGCCTGCTGGCCTGCATCGTGCTTTACCCGCTGGCACGGCTGCGGGAAGGCGCCGTGCGGCCATCGGCCGCCGCGTTGCGCAACCTGGCGATGCAGGCGGCGCTGGGCACGCTGCTCTACAACGCCGCGCTGCTGACCGGCCTGCGCCACACCACGGCGCTGGAAGCCGGGCTGGTGCTGGCCACCCTGCCGGCCGTCATCGCGCTGGGTTCGGCCGTCTGGCTGCGGGAGCGGCTGTCGGCGCGGCAATGGCTGGCGGCGGCGCTGGCGGTGGGGGGGATCGGCGCCATCACCCTGGCCCGCACCGCGCCGGGCACGGGCGGCGGCCTGCTGGGCAATGCGCTGATCTTCGTGGCCGTGTGCGGCGAGGCCGCCTACGTGCTGCTGGCCAAGCGGCTGTCGGGGCGGCTGGGCGTGGTGACGGCTTCCTTCTGGATGCAGTTGTTCAGCGCGCTGATGCTGCTGCCCTTCGCGTTGCCGGTGCTGGGCGGCGTGGCGGCGCTGGCGGACCCGTCGCTGGCCGGGCTGCTGGTGTTCCACAGCCTGACCAGCAGCGTGCTCTGCCTGCTGCTCTGGTATGCCGGGCTGCTGCGGGCGCCGGCGGGGGTGGCGGGGATCTTCACGGTGTTTCTGCCGGCCACCTCGGCTGTGCTGGCGGTGGTGTTGCTGGGCGAGCACTTCACCATGGTCCATGTGGCGGGGCTGGCGCTGATGCTGCTGTCCATCGGTCTGGCCACCTGGCCCGGGCGCGGCGGATGA
- a CDS encoding GNAT family N-acetyltransferase has protein sequence MDQQTELTLRLHPAIAEIPAAEWDACAGDDNPFVSHAFLMALEESGSASARTGWLPQHAALRDAGGRLLGVAPAYAKSHSYGEYVFDHAWANAFERAGGKYYPKLQVASPFSPVPGPRLLVRDGLPVAALAGALAQATEELGLSSCHVTFCTEPEWRALGEAGWLQRLGTQFHWHNQGYADFDGFLNALSSRKRKSIRRERRDAQSAGLSFRALRGREITGRHWKAFHRCYMNTVDRKWGSAYLTPRFWPLLGERLGDRVVLMVAERDGEPVAGALNLMGRDALYGRNWGTLVDSPFLHFELCYYQAIDFAIAQGLSRVEAGAQGEHKIQRGYLPAPTYSAHWIQHGGLRRAIADFLEQERPAMEENMQELATLSPFREE, from the coding sequence ATGGACCAGCAGACCGAACTGACGCTGCGCCTGCACCCCGCCATCGCGGAAATCCCGGCGGCGGAGTGGGACGCCTGCGCCGGCGACGACAACCCTTTCGTCAGCCACGCCTTTCTGATGGCGCTGGAGGAATCCGGCTCCGCCAGCGCCCGCACCGGCTGGCTGCCACAGCACGCCGCGCTGCGCGACGCCGGTGGCCGGCTGCTCGGCGTCGCCCCCGCCTATGCCAAGAGCCATTCCTACGGCGAATACGTCTTCGACCACGCCTGGGCCAATGCCTTCGAGCGTGCCGGCGGCAAGTACTACCCCAAGCTGCAGGTGGCCTCCCCCTTCAGCCCGGTGCCCGGCCCCCGCCTGCTGGTGCGCGACGGCCTGCCGGTGGCCGCCCTGGCCGGTGCCCTGGCGCAGGCGACGGAGGAGCTCGGCCTGTCCTCCTGCCACGTCACCTTCTGCACCGAGCCGGAATGGCGGGCGCTGGGCGAGGCCGGCTGGCTGCAGCGCCTCGGCACCCAGTTCCACTGGCACAACCAGGGCTACGCCGACTTCGACGGCTTTCTGAACGCGCTGTCTTCCCGCAAGCGCAAAAGCATCCGGCGCGAGCGGCGTGATGCCCAGTCCGCCGGCCTGTCCTTCCGCGCCCTGCGCGGCAGAGAGATCACCGGCCGCCACTGGAAGGCCTTCCATCGCTGCTACATGAACACCGTCGACCGCAAGTGGGGCAGCGCCTACCTCACCCCGCGCTTCTGGCCGCTGCTGGGCGAGCGCCTGGGCGACCGCGTGGTGCTGATGGTGGCCGAGCGTGACGGCGAGCCGGTGGCCGGCGCCCTGAACCTGATGGGCCGCGACGCGCTGTACGGCCGCAACTGGGGCACGCTGGTGGACTCGCCCTTTCTGCACTTCGAGCTGTGCTATTACCAGGCCATCGACTTCGCCATCGCGCAGGGCCTGTCCCGCGTCGAGGCCGGCGCCCAGGGCGAGCACAAGATCCAGCGCGGCTACCTGCCGGCACCCACCTATTCGGCGCACTGGATCCAGCACGGCGGGCTGCGTCGCGCGATCGCCGATTTCCTGGAACAGGAGCGGCCGGCGATGGAAGAGAACATGCAGGAACTGGCAACGCTGTCGCCCTTCCGGGAGGAGTGA
- a CDS encoding DUF697 domain-containing protein: MTSNTPGWADDPAPAAAAARPTRTAEPPPDLGPELLNLDLGGPIEHGVPAVLDLPGEKPPSWFGALGLMAGAVGLLVFGTFGLGLALMLRDLFATSPVLGWLGAALGVGATGAVALALGREWHALRRLKALDELALALRTTPGSAAPPAALGQWAQDIARRLPEAAPAAAQMLRATTLDEARGLMTTTLLPLLDARTRALGWQSARQVFVVTAIVPSPALDAAAMALMGLRLMRQVAALHGLRPGTAMLWRLLKRLGYSAGLTAGVEMVAQAGAEQVFEGHFAKLAGGAAGATVAARRMMRLGAATALACRPPGNR; encoded by the coding sequence GTGACTTCGAACACCCCCGGCTGGGCCGACGACCCCGCGCCCGCCGCCGCTGCTGCCCGCCCCACCCGCACCGCCGAGCCGCCGCCCGACCTCGGCCCCGAATTGCTGAACCTCGATCTGGGCGGCCCGATCGAGCACGGCGTGCCCGCCGTGCTCGACCTGCCGGGCGAAAAGCCGCCGTCCTGGTTCGGCGCGCTGGGCCTGATGGCGGGCGCGGTGGGGCTGCTGGTGTTCGGCACCTTCGGCCTCGGGCTGGCACTGATGCTGCGCGACCTGTTCGCCACCTCGCCCGTGCTGGGCTGGCTGGGGGCGGCGCTGGGGGTTGGCGCCACCGGCGCCGTGGCCCTGGCGCTGGGGCGCGAATGGCACGCGCTGCGGCGGCTCAAGGCGCTGGACGAGCTGGCCCTGGCGCTGCGCACCACGCCCGGCTCCGCCGCGCCGCCCGCGGCGCTGGGCCAGTGGGCGCAGGACATCGCCCGCCGCCTGCCGGAAGCCGCGCCCGCCGCCGCGCAGATGCTGCGCGCCACCACGCTGGACGAGGCGCGCGGCCTGATGACCACCACCCTGCTGCCGCTGCTGGATGCCCGCACCCGCGCGCTGGGCTGGCAATCGGCCCGTCAGGTCTTCGTGGTCACGGCCATCGTGCCGTCGCCCGCGCTGGACGCGGCGGCGATGGCGCTGATGGGGCTGCGGCTGATGCGCCAGGTGGCGGCGCTGCACGGGCTGCGCCCCGGCACCGCCATGCTGTGGCGGCTGCTGAAGCGCCTGGGCTATTCGGCGGGCCTGACCGCGGGGGTCGAGATGGTGGCCCAGGCGGGCGCCGAGCAGGTGTTCGAGGGCCATTTCGCCAAGCTGGCCGGCGGCGCGGCCGGCGCCACGGTGGCCGCGCGGCGCATGATGCGGCTCGGGGCCGCCACCGCGCTGGCCTGCCGCCCGCCCGGCAACCGGTGA
- a CDS encoding YcjX family protein yields MSGLFRMGEALIGGTFNAVSELADEAERMVNETTLRVAITGLSRSGKTVFITSLIANLLALGRGRPVLPALSAQLERQGTALLGVRLEPAGTQALDWFDAADKIRDLAGATPHWPPRTSDLASASLTLELARSGPARLLGPRRIRLDLLDYPGEWLLDLPLLDHDFASWSRETLDLLRAPPRDAVSAEFLAFVSALDPNAVADEAVARRGYRLYLAMLEQARDRFGLRWLQPGRFLRPGPRGESPMMWFFPLPGEGTGASGSLRDLLSRRFVAYRDDMRANFFDPWFARFDRQVVLVDVLGALWAGQGAFEDTRHAVAQIAAAYDARARSRWLGLNTLKRVGFVASKADHVPAAQRPALESLFAGMLAQGGPSRRETSHRALAALRCTEDAEHDGLPVVLGVPLGEERRRPFRPGHIPTTPPPPGDAFWSRPFFELPALRPPLIDPDGRDGLPHLGLDTLLAWLLEDAL; encoded by the coding sequence TTGTCGGGTCTGTTCCGGATGGGCGAGGCGTTGATCGGCGGCACCTTCAACGCCGTCAGCGAGCTGGCCGACGAGGCCGAGCGCATGGTGAACGAGACCACGCTGCGCGTCGCCATCACCGGCCTCAGCCGTTCCGGCAAGACGGTGTTCATCACCTCGCTGATCGCCAATCTGCTGGCGCTGGGGCGCGGCCGGCCGGTGTTGCCGGCGCTTTCCGCGCAGTTGGAGCGGCAGGGGACGGCGCTGCTGGGCGTGCGGCTGGAGCCCGCCGGCACCCAGGCGCTGGACTGGTTCGACGCCGCCGACAAGATCCGCGACCTCGCCGGCGCCACGCCGCACTGGCCGCCGCGCACCAGCGACCTGGCTAGCGCCAGCCTGACCTTGGAGCTGGCGCGCAGCGGCCCGGCGCGGCTGCTGGGCCCGCGCCGCATCCGGCTGGACCTGCTGGACTACCCCGGCGAATGGCTGCTCGACCTGCCGCTGCTGGACCATGACTTTGCGAGCTGGTCGCGGGAAACGCTGGACCTCTTGCGCGCCCCGCCGCGCGATGCGGTTTCGGCTGAGTTCCTGGCCTTTGTGTCCGCGCTGGACCCCAACGCCGTGGCGGACGAGGCCGTGGCCCGGCGCGGCTACCGCCTGTATCTCGCGATGCTGGAACAGGCGCGGGACCGCTTCGGGCTGCGCTGGCTGCAGCCGGGCCGCTTTCTGCGCCCCGGCCCGCGCGGCGAAAGCCCGATGATGTGGTTCTTCCCGCTGCCGGGGGAGGGCACGGGTGCGTCCGGCAGCCTGCGCGACCTCCTGTCCCGCCGCTTCGTGGCGTATCGCGATGACATGCGGGCCAATTTCTTCGACCCCTGGTTCGCGCGCTTCGACCGGCAGGTGGTGCTGGTGGACGTGCTGGGCGCGCTTTGGGCCGGGCAGGGGGCCTTCGAGGACACGCGCCACGCCGTGGCGCAGATCGCCGCCGCCTATGACGCGCGCGCCCGGTCCCGCTGGCTGGGGCTGAACACGTTGAAGCGGGTGGGCTTCGTGGCGTCCAAGGCCGACCACGTGCCCGCGGCGCAGCGCCCGGCGCTGGAAAGCCTGTTCGCGGGCATGCTGGCGCAGGGCGGCCCGTCGCGGCGGGAAACCAGCCACCGCGCGCTGGCCGCCCTGCGTTGCACGGAGGACGCGGAGCATGACGGGCTGCCGGTGGTGCTGGGCGTGCCGCTGGGCGAGGAGCGGCGCCGCCCCTTCCGCCCCGGCCACATTCCCACCACCCCGCCGCCGCCGGGCGATGCCTTCTGGTCCCGCCCGTTTTTCGAGCTGCCGGCCCTGCGGCCGCCTTTGATCGACCCCGATGGGCGGGACGGGCTGCCGCATCTCGGCCTCGACACCCTGCTCGCCTGGCTGCTGGAGGATGCGCTGTGA
- a CDS encoding cupin domain-containing protein, protein MTRFCQHWDEVPEAGAKRLLAGASADLVMVRIPAGTQGQRHSHPHEQFVQVISGAGTLWTDQGEQSFGPGSVFHFPAGVEHRAEFSAETVLVETNLRA, encoded by the coding sequence GTGACCCGCTTCTGCCAGCACTGGGACGAGGTGCCCGAGGCCGGGGCCAAGCGCCTGCTGGCGGGGGCCAGCGCTGATCTTGTGATGGTCCGCATCCCCGCCGGCACCCAGGGCCAGCGCCACAGCCACCCGCACGAGCAATTCGTGCAGGTGATCTCGGGCGCCGGCACGCTCTGGACCGACCAGGGCGAGCAGTCCTTCGGCCCCGGCAGCGTCTTCCACTTCCCGGCGGGGGTGGAGCACCGGGCGGAGTTCAGCGCCGAGACGGTGCTGGTGGAGACCAACCTGCGCGCGTAA
- a CDS encoding glutathione S-transferase family protein translates to MPAITLWGFNGSTYVRTVRMLLAEKGVTDYTQVPVDVLKGEPKQPEHLRRHPFGKVPVVEVDGFHLIETSAIAPYLDAILPGTSLVPAEPRARARMDMATAIIDSYGYGPLVGVAAYHLFPDFIGGQDHAAHHAALDQGRKVLAELMRLRGADAYLAGPELTLADLYLAPIFAYVAMTPHRDDFLALPGVSDWWERLSTRPSFTATQP, encoded by the coding sequence ATGCCCGCCATCACCCTCTGGGGCTTCAACGGCTCCACCTATGTCCGCACGGTCCGCATGCTGCTGGCCGAGAAGGGAGTCACCGACTACACCCAGGTGCCCGTCGACGTGCTGAAGGGCGAGCCGAAGCAGCCCGAGCACCTGCGCCGCCACCCCTTCGGCAAGGTGCCCGTGGTCGAGGTGGACGGCTTCCACCTGATCGAGACCTCCGCCATCGCGCCCTATCTGGACGCCATCCTGCCCGGCACGTCCCTGGTGCCCGCCGAGCCGCGGGCCCGCGCGCGGATGGACATGGCCACCGCCATCATCGACTCCTACGGCTACGGCCCGCTGGTCGGCGTCGCCGCCTACCACCTGTTCCCGGATTTCATTGGCGGCCAGGACCATGCCGCGCACCACGCCGCGCTCGACCAGGGCCGCAAGGTGCTGGCCGAGCTGATGCGCCTGCGCGGCGCCGACGCCTACCTCGCCGGCCCCGAACTGACGCTCGCCGACCTCTACCTCGCCCCCATCTTCGCCTATGTCGCCATGACCCCGCATCGCGACGACTTCCTGGCGCTGCCCGGTGTCTCCGACTGGTGGGAGCGCCTGTCCACCCGCCCCAGCTTCACCGCCACGCAGCCGTGA
- a CDS encoding GNAT family N-acetyltransferase — protein MSEFERAEDDAAADAAILRHLLAFNERFAGPANSRSLQLLLRDSAGVVEGGLSGRTRYGWLFVENFFIPEHRRGTGLGTRLLAAAEAEAAARGCIGAYLDTNSFQAPGFYEKQGYSRFGALEDYPAPGMAKYYYRKRF, from the coding sequence ATGTCCGAATTCGAGCGGGCGGAGGATGACGCGGCGGCCGACGCCGCCATCCTGCGCCACCTGCTGGCCTTCAACGAGCGCTTCGCCGGCCCCGCCAACAGCCGTTCGCTGCAACTGCTGCTGCGCGATTCCGCCGGCGTGGTGGAAGGCGGGCTGTCCGGCCGCACCCGCTACGGCTGGCTGTTCGTGGAGAACTTCTTTATCCCCGAGCATCGCCGCGGCACCGGCCTCGGCACCCGCCTGCTGGCCGCGGCCGAGGCGGAGGCCGCCGCGCGCGGCTGCATCGGTGCCTATCTCGACACCAACAGCTTCCAGGCGCCCGGCTTCTATGAGAAGCAGGGCTACAGCCGTTTCGGCGCGCTGGAGGATTACCCGGCCCCCGGCATGGCCAAGTACTACTACCGCAAACGGTTCTGA
- a CDS encoding RidA family protein, whose protein sequence is MTGTVEGRLAALGIVLPAPAAPIANYVGFNFAGPGVLVVSGQIPLQDGKILFTGKVGAGVSLDDARAAARMCLVNVVAQVKAAVGDLDRVKRVVRLGGFIAAGPEFTQHAQVMNGASDLAVEIFGEAGRHARSTIGVPSLPGDAAVEVEGMFEIA, encoded by the coding sequence ATGACCGGAACCGTCGAAGGGCGCCTCGCCGCGCTCGGCATCGTGCTGCCCGCGCCGGCGGCGCCGATTGCCAACTACGTGGGCTTCAACTTCGCCGGGCCCGGCGTGCTGGTGGTGTCCGGCCAGATCCCGCTGCAGGACGGCAAGATCCTGTTCACCGGCAAGGTCGGTGCCGGCGTGTCGCTGGATGACGCCCGCGCCGCCGCGCGCATGTGCCTGGTCAACGTGGTGGCGCAGGTGAAGGCCGCGGTGGGCGACCTGGACCGCGTCAAGCGCGTGGTGCGGCTGGGCGGCTTCATCGCCGCCGGGCCGGAGTTCACGCAGCACGCGCAGGTGATGAACGGCGCTTCCGACCTGGCGGTGGAGATCTTCGGCGAGGCCGGGCGCCATGCCCGCTCCACCATCGGCGTCCCCTCGCTGCCGGGCGATGCGGCGGTCGAGGTCGAAGGCATGTTCGAGATCGCCTGA
- a CDS encoding NADH-ubiquinone oxidoreductase subunit NDUFA12 family protein, protein MSFLHRLTTGFAVSEIGTDRFGNTYYESKKLWLNYGRTRRYVIYAGAPDPTMVPPEWHSWLHHVTAEPLSETKRYPWQQEHQPNLTGTARAYRPSGHDYAGGQRQVTTGDYQAWTPDGAAQQTGSAGS, encoded by the coding sequence ATGTCCTTTCTGCACCGGCTGACCACTGGCTTCGCCGTCAGCGAGATCGGCACCGACCGCTTCGGCAACACCTACTACGAGAGCAAGAAGCTGTGGCTGAACTACGGCCGCACGCGCCGCTACGTGATCTATGCCGGGGCGCCGGACCCGACCATGGTGCCGCCCGAGTGGCATTCCTGGCTGCACCACGTGACGGCCGAGCCGCTGTCGGAAACCAAGCGCTACCCCTGGCAGCAGGAGCACCAGCCCAACCTGACCGGCACCGCGCGCGCCTACCGCCCCAGCGGGCATGACTACGCGGGCGGCCAGCGGCAGGTGACCACGGGCGACTACCAGGCCTGGACGCCGGACGGCGCCGCGCAGCAGACGGGGAGCGCGGGGTCCTGA